CCGACGCCCGATTCCTTGCTGCTGAAGACGGACCGTTGCTTCGCCAGCTTGAGGAAGTCTTTGAGGAGCTGGTGCTTTTGAGCGTTTGGGTTTGCCAGGTGGAAGGTCTGCGCCAAGGTTTTCAGCTCGGGGGCGGAGAGCAGGTCGAGAACCTCGGACAAAACTCGTAAATCTGAGTCTGCGGATGGGCAGGAAAGAACGCAAGAACAATCTCAAAAACATCTTCCTGTAGATGAAGAAACCAAGAATCCTGTACGGCGGCCATCATTAAAGTAAAACACAAAAGCGGCAGAGCAGAAGCTGGTGCTGGGACCCGAGAGCTTTCTTCTATTTCGGTACAAAAGCCATCCTCTCCCACCCATCCCAAATCATCATCTGGAGCCCTTGCTCAAATCACACAGCTCATGAATAGCCTGCTGCCGCCCCTCCCTGCAGGCCCTTGTGGCTGCAACTTGTGTTCTTTGAGACTGCTTTCCTTGGCCCATTGTatcataaattgtggaactccctgccccaggatgtggtgatggctgccaacttggaaggctttaagaggggagtggacgtgttcatggaggagagtattcttggatactagtcatgatgtacacctattctctctaggatcagaggagcatgcctaatatattaggtgctgtggaacacaggcaggatggtgctgctgcactcgtcttgtttgtgggcttcctacaggcccctggttggccactgtgtgaacagactgctggacttgatgggccttggtctgatccagcatggcctttcttatgttctctaatGGCTACCACACACACCTAGGGAACAAACAGAAGGAGCTGAGTCCTTTCTGGAACATACTGATCATTTTAGGAaatccctttctttaaaaaaaaatgttccctgtattaaaaataaatgaactctctgcatgtagaaaactagcaaaaaaattaaaaattcttGCTCGCCTTTTCCTGATGTGCTAGCTTTCAAAATGCAAGGAGTTCCTTAGGATTTCTTTTTACGCGAGGACTTGCATTTCTGAACTCCATCAGAGGATACTGCCAAACAGGCAGCTTTTATGGTATCCCGCTTTTAGTCAACAGACGTACCTGACTCTAGGAATCCTGCACCAACGAGCTGTTCCACGTACGGCGATAAATCGTCACCAATCTCTGGGTACTTCAGTTTGCCGGTTTTTATCCAGCTCAGTTTGCGTTGGAAAAGCCTTACGTATAACTTCTGTCCGCCGGCTGACGTTTTGGTGTAAAccgggtggggagagaagggaggacAGAGTTGAAAAGGGCTTTCGACAGACGGACTGCACACCTGGAAAATAACTGCAGACATTTTGAAATTGCTTCAACAAATTAGACAACCCATTTTAAGTCCAACTACAGCAGgggcccccaacatggtgcctacagacaccacaaacacatgaagctgccctatactgaatcagacccttggtccatcaaagtcagtattgtctactcagaccggcagcggctctccagggtctcaggcagaggtctttcccatcacccacctgcctggtccctttaactggagatgccggggattgaacctgggaccttctgcatgccaagcagaggctttaccactgagctatggcccttctccTGTGGCGCCTGCCGACACCTCTCCCAGCATCAGTCAAGTGTTTTAGgaaaatgggcagggccaggtggggtttttgcccagcaaggctttagAATGGCCATTGATTTGATTGGcattgcagattttttaaaatgttgctttggcagcagctgccagcccaGCACAAGGATGTCCGCTGTGCGACTGAAGATAATCTGCGTCAGCCATTTTGAGGATTTCTTTGCAAGGACAGTACGCGCTTTCCCTTTCTGCACCCCTTTCCAACAAAGACTAGCGCAAAGAAGAGCTACTTGGGGAAAGACCGAAGGCCCCCCCATTGCCCAAGAATTCAGCCCCATCTCAAAGAAATCTCCGTAGAGCTGCACAGGAACCGGCTTTCCCGCTGCCCCTGTGccaaaaatggaaattattgtGCAAGTGGAACGCTCCAGCCTCTTTGCCGGCCCTGATGAACAGCCCGACATCAAAGCTCAGAGCTGCACAGATCGTGCACGCTTCTTAGCGGAAAGCGAAGGGTTTTGAAGCATGCCCATTATGCAAATAGCTCCGCTAAGGGCGCCCTACATCCACACGCAGCAACAGAGCTGCGGCTTCATCAAAGGCCTGTTTGGCTTGCTGGCTATATCCCAACCTCAGTCGATCCACAGGCAATAGGTTTGGCCACCCCTCAGGTCTGACCCCCTGGGCCATTTGCCCCTGCGCTCTGCTCGAGGCCTGTTGGCATAATGGGAAACTATTCCCTATCTGTTGcagagggcagccgtgttggtctgaagtagaagacctagatagaatcatagatagaatcatagagttggaaggggccaccagggtcatctagcccaaccccctgcacaatgcataaaATTCACAACTAatctgagtccagcagcaccttaagagatcaacaagttttttttttgggggggggggtaagagcttttgagagccaaaagtACCTGACAGCTCGTAGAATTTACCAACAAGCAGCAATTCGTGTGCATTAAACAGCCTCCTGTCATCCGACTCCTCCAACACGGCTCGCACGACCCTCCGGAAATTCTGGAGATAATACGGATGCCCCCCCAAGTCTGCCGCAAAGCCAGAGGGATCAGGGAGCGCCCCCAAAATGGTGCCACTCGTATTCCCAATGGCTGGTTTTTCAGGAGGCCCTGCGTGGCCAGCTGTCATTTCACTCCTTAAGTCTGGACGGCCTTCCCCGGGAAGCTGTTTGGTGTCAACTCTGTAGGAGGGGTATTTCTGCTTTCGCTTAAAGGGCTTCTGTTTTGCAGGAGATAACGGATCGTGCTCACCAGGCGAGAGCCCCTGGATTTCCAAATCAGACGGCCCTGCTTCACCATCAGCTGCTAAACACGCTGCATGCTGGCCAGGATTGAGAACGGGGTCTATGGGACTCTTTGGCTGCTTACTGCCCCCTCCTGCTGGCAGGGCAAGTTCATTGCCATCAAGATAACCCAACGGGACAGACACATGAGTGGAATCCTCCGAACCAACCTGGAGCACCCCCGGATCACCGTCTCGCGCTGTGCCAGGAGTTCCAGGTGTGCTTGTTAAACTTCCTTTCAGACTACGCTGTTCCTCGGATCTTGAAAAAGGGAAACAATTTTCTTTCTGGGAACCACTTTCAGGAGTGGCGTCTCCTAGGCTGCGTTCTGCGTCACTGTCCTGTGAGTCTGGGGTCAGGCAGGTCTTGGCATGCCTGCGTCCCCTGTTACCACCCTGGGCACCGCGTCTCCTGGAGAGCTTAGACACCAAACTTCCCAGAGAGATCTTTTTGACTGCCTGAACTGAGGGCTTGCTGTCGCTCCCTACCAAGCTAGCATCCCCTTTAAAATAGGGGCTTGTTTGTTCTCCGGCCCCACGTTTCCTTTTGAGGCCACTGCCTTCTGGGGTTGCTGGGTTCTTCTCCAGGGTCGAGGCCTCCTTTGCAGAGTATGGGCTGGAAGGGCTCAGCTGACGACCCCCGGAAGTACCAGCATCCACCCCAGATGCAGGCTCAACCAGAACCACGTCATTATCAGCATCAGGGCTCTTTTGACACACTTCATCAATGTGCTGGTTGATTTGGTATCTTGGCACTGTCTGCCCACACAGGGGACAGGCCACGGCAGAAGGGGGGACTTTATTGAAAAATGAAACGATAGAGGCAGAAGAGGACGCATCTTCAGCTTCCGGCCCGTACTTCTTGTTAGCCTTTCTCCTGACTTTGTCCCCTAGGGATAAGCTTCTCCAAGGCCTTTTATTTCCCGGAACTCCATTTTCTGCCATCgcaaaaatccaaaacacaggGATCCCTCACCGCCGTAACACCGTTTCAGACGAAAAGTATTGCAAATAGAAAATTGTTGCCGTTCCTCGTTATTAAGCATTCTCCATTACcctaactgtaaaaaaaaagaattgggaaCAGTTAGTTTgcttaataaaaaaacaaacaaaaaaccatttTCCTTGCAGGCACGTTAAAATCACTTGCAAGTGAGCCGCCTACTCTAATGAAGGGCATCATCTGGATTCTGAATGGTGAGCCCCCCTT
The Euleptes europaea isolate rEulEur1 chromosome 20, rEulEur1.hap1, whole genome shotgun sequence genome window above contains:
- the FAN1 gene encoding fanconi-associated nuclease 1 codes for the protein MAENGVPGNKRPWRSLSLGDKVRRKANKKYGPEAEDASSSASIVSFFNKVPPSAVACPLCGQTVPRYQINQHIDEVCQKSPDADNDVVLVEPASGVDAGTSGGRQLSPSSPYSAKEASTLEKNPATPEGSGLKRKRGAGEQTSPYFKGDASLVGSDSKPSVQAVKKISLGSLVSKLSRRRGAQGGNRGRRHAKTCLTPDSQDSDAERSLGDATPESGSQKENCFPFSRSEEQRSLKGSLTSTPGTPGTARDGDPGVLQVGSEDSTHVSVPLGYLDGNELALPAGGGSKQPKSPIDPVLNPGQHAACLAADGEAGPSDLEIQGLSPGEHDPLSPAKQKPFKRKQKYPSYRVDTKQLPGEGRPDLRSEMTAGHAGPPEKPAIGNTSGTILGALPDPSGFAADLGGHPYYLQNFRRVVRAVLEESDDRRLFNAHELLLVGKFYELSAGGQKLYVRLFQRKLSWIKTGKLKYPEIGDDLSPYVEQLVGAGFLESDSDLRVLSEVLDLLSAPELKTLAQTFHLANPNAQKHQLLKDFLKLAKQRSVFSSKESGVGSVILKRAKDLAGKSVRLCKGPREVFSRVLLLFTLTDPTEEEEAGSGGQKALSTLLLVNLGRTAFPAYIVKTEHLIFQDRDDFLRYATAAHTSSDISVAMANRDWEEAHRLYEAAKDTWRKMEAHPSLRHHATLPEYLRCFTVGWVYTRILSRGVEILQRFLMYKGAVEQLEDLLAQEVYCTDSRGRWWDRLALNLHQHLKETEKAISCIRKGLLDPFVRTGHRLALSQRAQRMRESPACKKLRHLLQDLPVISVEDVAHVTIKGKLCPQTGMGKSVFIREDLGPDGGGEGREPSVVVCSVEELALAHYEQKGFDQGIHGEGSTFSTLYGLLMWDILFMDGVPDVFRNPYQSYPLDLYTDSFYENRKEAIEARLQLLRDASPETLMEWIGEVWNAQKGKAVALVSWDRFSSLEQAQSLARCFGGSFLSGICRQLSRDLRHCRGGLPDLVVWRTEDRQFKVVEVKGPNDRLSPKQMLWLAELKRLGADVEVCHVTAVGSKSERLS